The following proteins come from a genomic window of Achromobacter sp. AONIH1:
- the aroG gene encoding 3-deoxy-7-phosphoheptulonate synthase AroG, with protein sequence MSHNTDDLRIREIKELNPPAHVMREFACTKEASDTVFAARQAMHRILHGMDDRMIVVIGPCSIHDTRAAIEYAKRLKPVRDRLSADLEIVMRVYFEKPRTTVGWKGLINDPELDGSFDINKGVRVARELLLDINTLGLPAGCEFLDMITPQYIADLVSWGAIGARTTESQVHRELASGLSCPVGFKNGTDGNVKIAVDAIKAASQPHHFLSVTKGGHSAIVSTAGNEDCHVILRGGKTPNYDAASVDAACQDMAKSGLAQRIMIDASHANSSKKPENQPLVAEDVARQMEAGDARLVGMMIESHLLGGRQDMVPGTPLVYGQSITDGCIDWDASVAVLERLALAVRERRRVALTSGK encoded by the coding sequence GTGTCACACAATACCGATGACCTTCGCATCCGAGAAATCAAAGAGCTGAATCCGCCGGCGCACGTCATGCGCGAATTCGCCTGCACCAAGGAGGCGTCCGACACCGTGTTCGCCGCCCGGCAGGCCATGCACCGCATCCTGCACGGCATGGACGACCGCATGATCGTCGTGATCGGCCCCTGCTCGATCCACGATACGCGCGCCGCCATCGAGTACGCCAAGCGCCTGAAGCCCGTGCGCGACCGCCTGAGCGCCGACCTGGAAATCGTCATGCGCGTGTACTTCGAGAAGCCGCGCACCACGGTGGGCTGGAAGGGGCTGATCAACGATCCCGAGCTGGACGGCAGCTTCGACATCAACAAGGGCGTGCGCGTGGCGCGCGAGCTGCTGCTGGACATCAACACGTTGGGCCTGCCGGCCGGCTGCGAATTCCTGGACATGATCACGCCGCAGTACATCGCCGACCTGGTGTCCTGGGGCGCCATTGGCGCTCGCACCACCGAAAGCCAGGTGCACCGCGAACTCGCTTCGGGGCTGTCGTGTCCGGTCGGGTTCAAGAACGGCACGGACGGCAATGTGAAGATCGCCGTGGACGCGATCAAGGCCGCCTCGCAGCCGCATCATTTCCTGTCGGTGACCAAGGGCGGCCATTCCGCCATCGTCTCGACGGCCGGCAACGAGGACTGCCACGTGATTCTGCGCGGCGGCAAGACGCCCAACTACGACGCGGCCAGCGTCGACGCCGCCTGCCAGGACATGGCCAAGTCCGGCCTGGCCCAGCGCATCATGATCGACGCCAGCCACGCCAACAGCAGCAAGAAGCCCGAGAATCAGCCGCTGGTCGCGGAAGACGTGGCGCGCCAGATGGAAGCGGGCGACGCGCGCCTGGTGGGCATGATGATCGAAAGCCATCTGCTGGGCGGCCGTCAGGACATGGTGCCGGGCACGCCGCTGGTCTACGGCCAGAGCATCACCGACGGCTGCATCGATTGGGATGCGTCGGTGGCCGTGCTGGAACGCCTGGCCCTGGCCGTGCGCGAACGCCGCCGCGTCGCGCTGACGTCCGGCAAATGA
- the tldD gene encoding metalloprotease TldD, whose amino-acid sequence MKITDPAIASLATAKSLLLDPWGLTEADMARALGEIFTHKVDYADLYFQYTRSEGWSLEEGIVKTGSFSISQGVGVRAVSGEKTAFAYSDSLSADALLSSAHAVRGIARRGAGKVKVAAQVEAEHGRSLYADIDPVATLSAPEKVALLERIERMARARDPHVIQVMAGLGAEYDVVLVAGSDGRLAADVRPLVRLSLTVIAERNGRREMGHAGGGGRLGLAYFTDEMLQGYVERAVHEALVNLEARPAPAGEMTVVLGSGWPGILLHEAVGHGLEGDFNRKGSSVFSGRIGERVASKGVTVIDDGTIPDRRGSLNIDDEGNATQRNVLIEDGILRGYMQDTLNARLMKTAATGNGRRESFAHLPMPRMTNTYMLAGETPPEEIVSSVKRGLYAVNFGGGQVDITNGKFVFSASEAYMIENGKITYPVKGATLIGNGPDAMNRVTLIGNDMKLDSGVGTCGKDGQSVPVGVGMPTVRMEGLTVGGTA is encoded by the coding sequence ATGAAAATCACCGACCCCGCTATTGCTTCCCTGGCCACCGCCAAATCGCTGCTGCTCGACCCCTGGGGGCTGACCGAGGCGGATATGGCGCGCGCGCTGGGCGAGATCTTCACGCACAAGGTCGATTACGCCGACCTGTATTTCCAATACACCCGCAGTGAAGGCTGGAGCCTGGAAGAGGGCATCGTCAAGACCGGCAGTTTTTCCATCAGCCAGGGCGTGGGCGTGCGCGCCGTGAGCGGCGAGAAAACCGCCTTCGCCTATTCCGATTCGCTGTCGGCCGATGCGCTGCTGTCGTCGGCGCACGCGGTGCGCGGCATTGCCCGCCGTGGCGCCGGCAAGGTCAAGGTCGCGGCCCAGGTCGAAGCCGAACACGGCCGCAGCCTGTATGCCGATATCGATCCGGTCGCGACCCTCAGCGCTCCCGAAAAGGTCGCGCTGCTGGAACGCATCGAACGCATGGCGCGGGCGCGCGATCCCCATGTGATCCAGGTCATGGCCGGCCTGGGCGCCGAGTATGACGTGGTGCTGGTGGCGGGCAGCGACGGCCGCCTGGCCGCCGACGTGCGTCCGCTGGTGCGCCTGTCCCTGACCGTCATCGCCGAGCGCAACGGACGCCGCGAAATGGGCCATGCCGGCGGCGGCGGCCGCCTGGGCCTGGCCTATTTCACCGACGAGATGCTGCAAGGCTACGTGGAACGCGCCGTGCATGAGGCGCTGGTCAACCTGGAAGCGCGCCCGGCGCCGGCTGGCGAGATGACCGTGGTGCTGGGATCCGGCTGGCCCGGCATCCTGCTGCATGAGGCCGTGGGCCATGGCCTGGAAGGCGATTTCAACCGCAAGGGTTCCAGCGTGTTCTCGGGCCGCATTGGCGAGCGCGTCGCCTCCAAGGGCGTGACCGTGATCGACGACGGCACCATCCCCGACCGTCGCGGCTCGCTCAACATCGACGACGAGGGCAACGCCACCCAACGCAATGTGCTGATCGAGGACGGCATCCTGCGCGGCTATATGCAGGACACGCTGAACGCGCGCCTGATGAAGACCGCCGCCACCGGCAACGGCCGCCGCGAATCCTTCGCGCACCTGCCCATGCCGCGCATGACCAATACCTACATGCTGGCGGGCGAGACCCCGCCCGAGGAAATCGTGTCCTCGGTCAAGCGCGGCCTGTACGCGGTGAATTTCGGCGGCGGCCAGGTCGATATCACCAACGGCAAGTTCGTGTTCTCGGCCTCCGAGGCCTACATGATCGAGAACGGCAAGATCACCTATCCGGTCAAGGGCGCCACCCTGATCGGCAACGGTCCGGACGCCATGAACCGCGTCACGCTGATCGGCAACGACATGAAGCTGGACTCGGGCGTCGGCACCTGCGGCAAGGATGGCCAGAGCGTGCCGGTGGGCGTGGGCATGCCCACGGTCCGCATGGAAGGCCTGACGGTGGGCGGCACGGCCTGA
- a CDS encoding DUF4136 domain-containing protein has translation MSGTSIFNMGRLAGLFAVSGAMLLSGCAAPTVAARVTSFQQWPAGVEGQSYQFVPADASQTNNLEYQSFQDMVRAGIGATGLVEAQAGAKPRFDVSFTYGTSQTQVMVRRPYDPGFYGGYGYGHGGYYGPRPWGGGFGYWGPDWVDVPMVVQRNALSLQIRDVQRGGAEVYRSTAYVLSEGDNLLRTMPYLVRAIFDNFPGNNGAEREIQFPVR, from the coding sequence ATGTCCGGGACATCGATTTTCAACATGGGCCGCCTGGCCGGCCTTTTCGCCGTGTCGGGAGCCATGCTCCTGAGCGGCTGCGCGGCCCCGACCGTGGCGGCGCGGGTGACCTCATTCCAGCAATGGCCCGCCGGCGTCGAGGGGCAGTCGTACCAGTTCGTGCCGGCCGACGCCTCGCAAACCAATAATCTCGAATACCAGTCGTTCCAGGACATGGTCCGAGCCGGTATCGGCGCCACCGGCCTGGTCGAGGCGCAAGCCGGCGCCAAACCTCGTTTCGATGTGTCATTCACATATGGCACGTCGCAGACCCAGGTCATGGTCCGCCGTCCGTATGATCCGGGTTTCTACGGCGGTTATGGCTACGGCCATGGCGGCTATTACGGTCCGCGTCCTTGGGGCGGCGGTTTCGGTTATTGGGGCCCGGATTGGGTGGACGTGCCCATGGTCGTGCAGCGCAACGCCCTGAGCCTGCAGATCCGGGACGTCCAGCGGGGCGGCGCCGAGGTCTATCGTTCAACCGCCTATGTGCTGAGCGAGGGCGACAATCTGCTGCGCACCATGCCATATCTGGTCCGCGCGATATTCGACAATTTCCCTGGCAATAACGGCGCTGAACGCGAGATTCAATTCCCGGTGCGATAA
- a CDS encoding FAD-binding oxidoreductase, giving the protein MNAPLHAETLRRSVPAACLEALRARFGDRFSESAAVREHHGRDESPYPVMAPDGVVFAHSTEEVAEIARLCNEHRVPLIPYGAGSSLEGHILAIQGGISLDLSQMNKVLAVNAEDLTATVQAGVLRKQLNEEIRSTGLFFPIDPGADASLGGMAATRASGTNAVRYGTMRENVMSLTVVTADGRIVRTAGRARKSSAGYDLTRVFVGSEGTLGIITEVTVRLYPQPEAVSAAVCNFPTLDDAVQSVIEIIQMGVPVARVEFMDAASVRAVNLHSKLTLRETPLLVFEFHGSPAGVQEQAETVQAITAEHGGMDFEWAERPEDRSRLWTARHNAYFAGLQLRPGCRASTTDVCVPISRLADCVRETVDELDRASFPYTIVGHVGDGNFHVLMLLDADSEKEWQESETINHNLVRRAIAADGTCTGEHGVGLHKMQFMAEEHGDNALELMRSLKHAFDPNNILNPGKIVSW; this is encoded by the coding sequence ATGAACGCCCCCCTGCATGCCGAAACCCTGCGCCGCTCGGTGCCGGCCGCTTGTCTGGAAGCCCTGCGCGCGCGCTTCGGCGACCGCTTCTCCGAATCCGCCGCCGTGCGCGAGCATCATGGCCGCGACGAGTCGCCGTATCCCGTGATGGCGCCGGACGGCGTGGTCTTCGCGCACAGCACCGAGGAAGTGGCCGAGATCGCCAGGCTGTGCAATGAACACCGCGTGCCGCTGATTCCCTACGGCGCGGGCTCCTCGCTCGAAGGCCACATCCTGGCGATCCAGGGCGGCATCAGCCTGGACCTGTCGCAGATGAACAAGGTGCTGGCCGTCAATGCCGAAGACCTCACCGCCACGGTGCAGGCCGGCGTGCTGCGCAAGCAGCTCAACGAAGAGATCCGCAGCACCGGGCTGTTCTTCCCCATCGATCCGGGCGCCGACGCCAGCCTGGGCGGCATGGCCGCCACGCGCGCCTCCGGCACCAACGCCGTGCGCTACGGCACCATGCGCGAGAACGTCATGTCGCTGACCGTGGTCACCGCCGACGGCCGCATCGTGCGCACCGCGGGCCGCGCCCGCAAGTCCTCCGCCGGCTACGACCTGACGCGCGTCTTCGTCGGCAGCGAAGGCACGCTGGGCATCATCACCGAAGTCACGGTGCGCCTGTATCCGCAGCCCGAGGCCGTGTCGGCCGCCGTGTGCAACTTCCCCACGCTGGACGACGCCGTCCAGAGCGTGATCGAGATCATCCAGATGGGCGTGCCGGTGGCGCGCGTGGAATTCATGGACGCGGCCAGCGTGCGCGCCGTCAATCTGCACAGCAAGCTCACGTTGCGCGAGACGCCTCTGCTGGTGTTTGAGTTCCACGGCAGCCCGGCCGGCGTGCAGGAGCAGGCCGAGACCGTGCAGGCCATCACCGCCGAGCACGGCGGCATGGACTTCGAATGGGCCGAGCGCCCCGAAGACCGCAGCCGCCTCTGGACCGCGCGTCACAATGCCTACTTCGCCGGCCTGCAGCTGCGTCCCGGTTGCCGCGCCAGCACCACCGACGTCTGCGTGCCAATCTCGCGCCTGGCCGATTGCGTGCGCGAAACCGTCGATGAACTGGACCGCGCCAGCTTCCCGTACACCATCGTGGGCCACGTGGGCGACGGCAACTTCCACGTGCTGATGCTGCTCGATGCGGACAGCGAGAAGGAATGGCAGGAATCCGAGACCATCAACCATAACCTGGTGCGCCGGGCCATCGCCGCCGACGGCACCTGCACTGGCGAGCATGGCGTGGGCCTGCACAAGATGCAGTTCATGGCCGAGGAGCACGGCGACAACGCGCTGGAACTGATGCGCAGCCTCAAGCACGCGTTCGATCCGAACAACATCCTCAATCCCGGGAAGATCGTTTCCTGGTGA
- a CDS encoding FAD-linked oxidase C-terminal domain-containing protein — MNSLVETGLAQAQPPYSPQQLIEALLAALPAHCVLFREEDTRPYECDGLSLYRALPAVVALPETEEQVQAVMRICKRLNAPVVARGAGTGLSGGAMPHSQGVLLGLSKFNRIRRIDLASATAVVEPGVRNLAISEAAAPYGLYYAPDPSSQIACSIGGNVAENSGGVHCLKYGLTVHNVLRARVVTIDGDVVELGSEAPDAPGLDLLSVFIGSEGMLGVVTEVTVKLIPKPACAQVVMASFASVEAAGNAVTQVIAAGMIPAGLEMMDRRATHMVEPFVRAGYDMDAQAILLCESDGTPEEVAHEIARMEAVFRDAGATRCQVSASEAERLKFWAGRKNAFPAAGRVSPDYYCMDGTIPRRHLARVLGAIEQMEDDFGLRCANVFHAGDGNLHPLILFDSNKPDEVERAEKFGAAILELCVQVGGTVTGEHGVGMEKINQMCVQFSREELDAFLAVKRAFDPPCLLNPEKVIPTLARCAEYGKMHVHGGELSFPDLARF; from the coding sequence ATGAACTCACTGGTCGAAACCGGCCTGGCGCAAGCGCAGCCGCCTTATTCTCCGCAGCAATTGATCGAGGCCCTGTTGGCCGCGTTGCCCGCGCACTGCGTGCTGTTTCGCGAAGAGGACACCCGCCCCTACGAATGCGACGGCCTGTCGCTATACCGCGCCTTGCCGGCCGTCGTGGCGCTGCCCGAGACCGAGGAGCAGGTGCAGGCCGTGATGCGCATCTGCAAGCGCCTGAACGCGCCGGTGGTCGCGCGCGGCGCCGGCACCGGCCTGTCCGGCGGCGCCATGCCGCACAGCCAGGGCGTGCTGCTGGGTCTGTCCAAGTTCAATCGCATCCGCCGCATCGATCTGGCCAGCGCCACCGCCGTGGTCGAGCCCGGCGTGCGCAACCTGGCGATTTCCGAAGCGGCCGCTCCCTACGGCTTGTACTATGCGCCCGATCCCTCCAGCCAGATCGCCTGTTCCATTGGCGGCAACGTGGCCGAGAATTCCGGCGGCGTGCATTGCCTGAAGTACGGCCTGACCGTGCACAACGTGCTGCGCGCGCGCGTGGTCACCATCGACGGCGACGTCGTCGAACTGGGCTCCGAGGCGCCGGACGCGCCGGGCCTGGATCTGCTGTCGGTGTTCATCGGTTCGGAAGGCATGCTGGGCGTGGTCACCGAGGTGACGGTCAAGCTCATTCCCAAGCCGGCCTGCGCGCAGGTCGTGATGGCCAGCTTCGCCAGCGTCGAGGCGGCCGGCAACGCGGTCACGCAGGTGATCGCGGCCGGCATGATCCCGGCCGGACTGGAGATGATGGACCGCCGCGCCACGCACATGGTCGAACCCTTCGTGCGCGCCGGCTACGACATGGACGCGCAGGCGATCCTGCTATGCGAATCCGACGGCACGCCCGAAGAGGTGGCGCACGAGATCGCGCGCATGGAGGCCGTGTTCCGCGATGCCGGCGCCACCCGCTGCCAGGTATCCGCGTCGGAAGCCGAGCGCCTGAAATTCTGGGCGGGTCGCAAGAACGCATTCCCCGCTGCGGGGCGCGTGTCGCCCGATTACTACTGCATGGACGGCACCATCCCGCGCCGTCATCTGGCGCGCGTGCTGGGCGCCATCGAACAGATGGAAGACGACTTCGGCCTGCGCTGCGCCAACGTCTTCCATGCGGGCGATGGCAACCTGCACCCGCTGATCCTGTTCGATTCGAATAAACCGGACGAAGTGGAACGGGCCGAGAAATTCGGCGCCGCCATACTCGAACTGTGCGTGCAGGTTGGAGGAACCGTGACGGGAGAACACGGCGTAGGAATGGAGAAAATAAATCAAATGTGCGTGCAATTCTCGCGAGAAGAACTCGACGCGTTCCTGGCGGTCAAGCGGGCGTTCGACCCGCCGTGCCTGCTCAACCCTGAAAAAGTCATCCCCACGCTGGCACGTTGCGCCGAATACGGCAAGATGCATGTGCATGGGGGAGAGCTGAGCTTTCCCGATCTCGCCCGCTTCTAG
- a CDS encoding H-NS family nucleoid-associated regulatory protein has product MARETYAALQAKIEKEINKLQKKAEVLQTKRRKPVISSIIASMREYDITPEEIAAAYGAGAKPARGAARRKTGAAARPANAAKRAVAPKYRHPQTGETWSGRGKAPRWLAAEEAAGAARESFLIKE; this is encoded by the coding sequence ATGGCCCGAGAAACCTACGCAGCACTGCAAGCAAAGATCGAGAAGGAAATCAACAAGCTCCAAAAGAAGGCTGAAGTCCTGCAAACGAAGCGCCGCAAGCCGGTGATTTCGTCGATCATCGCGTCGATGCGCGAGTACGACATTACCCCCGAAGAAATCGCCGCCGCCTATGGCGCTGGCGCGAAGCCCGCTCGTGGAGCCGCCCGCCGCAAGACCGGCGCCGCGGCCCGCCCCGCCAACGCCGCCAAACGCGCCGTTGCGCCCAAGTACCGTCATCCCCAAACCGGGGAGACCTGGAGCGGTCGAGGCAAGGCCCCCCGTTGGCTCGCCGCGGAAGAAGCCGCCGGCGCGGCACGCGAGAGTTTTCTCATCAAAGAATAA